The following are from one region of the Nymphaea colorata isolate Beijing-Zhang1983 chromosome 7, ASM883128v2, whole genome shotgun sequence genome:
- the LOC116257139 gene encoding uncharacterized protein LOC116257139 — protein MASGAGLSFKALMCPHFSLYEFLLCAQLLGFPFHLILFRAAELETMRILLDIFKERQQKNAEAGTIPSSFHKKKLEERFIGNRVWILAKYRFIKGVCGIVSAVSRYRCLQKFNRRV, from the exons ATGGCATCTGGTGCAGGACTCAGCTTCAAAGCCCTAATGTGTCCACACTTCTCCCTTTATGAGTTTCTCCTTTGTGCCCAATTGTTAGGGTTTCCTTTTCACCTAATTCTGTTTAGAGCTGCAGAACTCGAAACAATGAGGATCTTGCTCGATATATTCAAGGAAAGGCAGCAAAAGAATGCCGAAGCTGGTACAATTCCTAGCAGCTTCCATAAGAAG aaaCTAGAGGAAAGGTTTATTGGCAATAGGGTTTGGATACTAGCCAAATATAGGTTTATCAAG GGAGTTTGTGGAATTGTGTCCGCTGTATCAAGATATCGTTGCCTACAGAAGTTCAATAGACGAGTTTAG
- the LOC116257140 gene encoding uncharacterized protein LOC116257140 — protein sequence MGKKRRWELLNIAILIREQGGKIKHKLHLFKKVRKFKRHSFLQHYNYNNFMAEYEFSPASSPDFPRKRARGCLYPLLLCGATCRGGTEEDDESALVSEDLAIVDEEKVAEDATESDYEREVSTDGTDSVDRKAEEFIARFYREIRLQRQVSELQFSEMLNRGCS from the coding sequence ATGGGGAAGAAGAGACGTTGGGAGCTCTTGAACATTGCCATTCTCATCAGAGAACAAGGGGGGAAGATCAAACACAAGCTCCACCTCTTCAAGAAGGTCAGAAAATTCAAAAGGCACAGCTTCCTCCAGCACTACAACTACAACAACTTCATGGCAGAGTACGAGTTCTCTCCTGCCAGCAGTCCTGATTTCCCAAGGAAGAGAGCAAGAGGATGCCTCTACCCGCTGCTCCTTTGTGGAGCAACATGCAGGGGAGGAACGGAGGAAGACGACGAAAGCGCGCTTGTTTCCGAGGATTTGGCGATTGTGGACGAGGAGAAAGTAGCAGAAGATGCAACGGAAAGTGACTATGAACGCGAAGTTTCTACGGACGGAACTGATAGTGTCGACCGGAAGGCTGAAGAGTTCATCGCCAGGTTTTACAGGGAGATACGACTGCAAAGACAGGTGTCAGAGTTGCAGTTTAGTGAAATGTTAAATAGAGGTTGCAGCTGA